One window from the genome of Nicotiana tomentosiformis chromosome 5, ASM39032v3, whole genome shotgun sequence encodes:
- the LOC104087721 gene encoding 26S proteasome regulatory subunit 8 homolog A-like, with protein MASAEVEKSRTEMEREESCSAAKGTKQGEGLRQYYMQHIHDLQLQVRLKTHNLNRLEAQRNELNSKVRMLKEELQLLQEPGSYVGEVVKMMGKSKVLVKVHPEGKYAVDIDKNIDITKITPLTRVALRNDSYVLHLILPSKVDPLVNLMKVEKVPDSTYDMIGGLDQQIKEIKEVIELPIKHPELFESLGIAQPKGVLLYGPPGTGKTLLARAVAHHTDCTFIRVSGSELVQKYIGEGSRMVRELFVMAREHAPSIIFMDEIDSIGSARMESGSGNGDSEVQRTMLELLNQLDGFEASNKIKVLMATNRIDILDQALLRPGRIDRKIEFPNPNEESRFDILKIHSRKMNLMRGIDLKKIAEKMNGASGAELKAVCTEAGMFALRERRVHVTQEDFEMAVAKVMKKETEKNMSLRKLWK; from the exons ATGGCGTCAGCGGAAGTAGAGAAGAGCAGGACGGAGATGGAGAGAGAGGAGAGTTGTTCGGCGGCAAAAGGAACGAAGCAAGGAGAAGGGCTGAGACAATATTATATGCAGCATATCCATGATCTCCAGCTTCAGGTCCGGCTCAAGACTCACAATCTTAATCGACTTGAAGCCCAACGCAATGAGCTCAATTCCAAAG TGAGAATGCTTAAGGAAGAATTACAATTGCTTCAGGAGCCTGGATCATATGTTGGTGAAGTTGTTAAAATGATGGGGAAGTCAAAAGTTTTAGTTAAA GTTCATCCTGAAGGAAAATATGCTGTTGATATTGATAAGAATATTGACATTACAAAGATTACTCCATTAACCAGAGTAGCCCTCCGCAATGACAGCTATGTTCTCCATCTAATTTTGCCCAGCAAAGTGGATCCATTGGTCAACCTAATGAAAGTTGAGAAAGTGCCTGATTCCACTTATGACATGATTGGTGGCCTTGACCAGCAAATTAAAGAGATTAAGGAG GTTATTGAGCTTCCCATTAAACATCCTGAGCTGTTTGAGTCTCTTGGAATAGCTCAACCTAAG GGAGTGCTTCTTTACGGGCCTCCAGGTACTGGAAAAACATTGTTGGCTAGGGCAGTTGCACATCATACTGATTGTACCTTCATTCGGGTCTCTGGTTCTGAATTGGTGCAGAAATATATTGGAGAAGGTTCTCGTATGGTGCGAGAACTCTTTGTGATGGCCAG GGAACATgctccttctatcatttttatggaTGAAATAGACAGTATTGGATCTGCTAGAATGGAATCAGGAAGTGGCAACGGTGATAGTGAAGTGCAGAGGACAATGTTGGAGCTTCTTAATCAGCTCGATGGATTTGAGGCATCAAACAAAATTAAG GTTTTGATGGCTACAAACCGTATAGATATTCTGGATCAAGCACTCCTGAGACCAGGAAGGATTGATAGGAAGATCGAATTTCCAAATCCCAATGAAGAG TCCCGTTTCGACATATTGAAGATTCATTCCAGGAAGATGAACTTGATGCGAGGGATTGACTTGAAGAAAATTGCTGAGAAGATGAATGGCGCTTCTGGGGCAGAACTTAAG GCTGTGTGCACAGAAGCAGGAATGTTTGCTCTAAGGGAGAGGAGGGTACACGTGACCCAAGAAGATTTTGAGATGGCAGTTGCCAAGGTAATGAAGAAGGAGACGGAGAAGAATATGTCTTTGCGAAAGCTGTGGAAGTAA